In one Oscillospiraceae bacterium genomic region, the following are encoded:
- a CDS encoding transcriptional regulator, which produces MDILEQIRAHYGAFSKTRRRISDFILSSPEQCCFLPLKSFARQAGTTEATVLSYCRELGLGNYLELKKALQDYVIQRVNAGDRFKLAVAGSGSAQDLYAKVCRAEREALQDTLDGNSLQDMLAITGLLRRARRIFIAAHDFTRIPACYLEQRLLSLDLDCCVLDLQARQNMFRRLSALPPEDSLLISLAFPPYGIDTVSVTRFCNGAGIPVLAVTDRADAPVALNAQAVLLCHVEFMGMTNSFTSIVGMADALAMLYSFTSGAPAREVRQSRDQLQRQFDGCFTEKNTKI; this is translated from the coding sequence ATGGATATTTTAGAGCAAATCAGGGCCCACTACGGCGCGTTCAGCAAAACCCGCCGGCGCATCTCCGACTTTATCCTCTCCTCCCCGGAGCAGTGCTGCTTTCTGCCGCTGAAGAGCTTCGCCCGGCAGGCGGGCACCACGGAGGCCACCGTGCTCAGCTACTGCCGGGAGCTGGGGCTGGGCAACTACCTGGAGCTGAAAAAGGCCCTGCAGGACTACGTCATCCAGCGGGTCAACGCGGGGGACCGGTTCAAGCTGGCGGTGGCGGGCAGCGGGAGCGCCCAGGACCTGTACGCCAAGGTGTGCCGCGCGGAGCGGGAGGCCCTGCAGGACACCCTGGACGGCAACTCCCTCCAGGACATGCTGGCCATCACCGGCCTGCTGCGCCGGGCCAGGCGCATTTTCATCGCCGCCCACGACTTCACCCGTATCCCGGCCTGCTACCTGGAGCAGCGGCTTCTGAGCCTAGATCTGGACTGCTGCGTGCTGGACCTCCAGGCCCGCCAGAACATGTTCCGCCGCCTCTCCGCCCTGCCGCCGGAGGACAGCCTGCTCATTTCGCTGGCCTTCCCGCCCTACGGGATCGACACCGTCTCCGTCACCCGCTTCTGCAACGGCGCCGGGATCCCAGTGCTCGCCGTCACGGACCGGGCGGACGCCCCGGTGGCGCTTAACGCCCAGGCCGTGCTGCTCTGCCACGTGGAGTTCATGGGCATGACCAACTCCTTCACCTCCATCGTGGGCATGGCGGACGCCCTGGCCATGCTCTACTCCTTCACAAGCGGGGCGCCCGCCCGGGAGGTCAGGCAGAGCCGCGACCAGCTCCAGCGGCAGTTCGACGGCTGTTTCACGGAGAAGAACACAAAGATATAA
- a CDS encoding diguanylate cyclase, with translation MNSIVRKLTALSLAAVMGLGLAACGGGGGDASTATPAPGAPTGAPASYADQIVVGITAEPKAIEPNAPGVGPAEVQVSQQIFEGLVRTGEDGSIQPVLATDWTISEDGLTYTFNLVPGVKFSNGEDVLPSDWEWSFYRARDYETSNYRYIAEAIETVEATADQLVIRLSEPNAAFLAELGCFNMVLGDQSYAETLSDEEYLKNPIGTGPYMLKEWVQGSSLTLEANPYYREEGMPKTKEIKYALVADDNTRLMQLQSGQLDVVPTLPFSLAPAVQNDQNLKLDIFPSTQIYYLTLCSNKAPFDDVKVRQAMYYALNKAELASAIAGEYGAPVSAIVSASQGEWSNTSLPVNDYAPDTAKQMLADAGYTEPVEFTLSIRTGSTFYEQIATLIKSQVDQAGFLCNIELLESATLSDKFQSSSHQATVLQWVDDYQDPSGVVGWTVDYDQAKCFYTDLNDVALDNLNAQALTELDHAKRVEMYQQIQQGVYDNANVIPLYRNDFAFASSAKVDGLYVNPFYIYQAKEWTKSN, from the coding sequence ATGAACAGCATCGTACGGAAACTGACTGCCCTGTCTCTTGCCGCCGTGATGGGCCTCGGTCTTGCCGCCTGCGGAGGCGGCGGCGGAGACGCCTCCACGGCCACGCCCGCGCCCGGCGCGCCCACCGGGGCGCCCGCCTCCTACGCCGACCAGATCGTGGTCGGCATCACCGCAGAGCCCAAGGCCATCGAGCCCAACGCCCCCGGCGTGGGCCCCGCCGAGGTTCAGGTCTCCCAGCAGATCTTCGAGGGTCTGGTCCGCACCGGGGAGGACGGCTCCATCCAGCCCGTCCTGGCCACCGACTGGACCATCAGCGAGGACGGCCTGACCTACACCTTCAACCTGGTGCCCGGCGTGAAGTTCTCCAACGGCGAGGACGTGCTGCCCAGCGACTGGGAGTGGTCCTTCTACCGCGCCCGCGACTACGAGACCTCCAACTACCGCTACATCGCCGAGGCCATTGAGACCGTGGAGGCCACCGCCGACCAGCTGGTCATCCGCCTGAGCGAGCCCAACGCCGCCTTCCTGGCCGAGCTGGGCTGCTTCAACATGGTGCTGGGCGACCAGTCCTACGCCGAGACCCTCTCCGACGAGGAGTACCTGAAAAACCCCATCGGCACCGGCCCCTACATGCTCAAGGAGTGGGTGCAGGGCAGCAGCCTGACCCTGGAGGCCAACCCCTACTACCGCGAGGAGGGTATGCCCAAGACGAAGGAGATCAAGTACGCCTTGGTGGCGGACGACAACACCCGCCTGATGCAGCTGCAGTCCGGCCAGCTGGACGTGGTGCCCACCCTGCCCTTCAGCCTGGCGCCCGCCGTGCAGAACGACCAGAACCTGAAGCTGGACATTTTCCCCTCCACCCAGATCTACTACCTGACCCTGTGCTCCAACAAGGCCCCCTTTGACGACGTGAAGGTGCGCCAGGCCATGTACTACGCGCTGAACAAGGCCGAGCTGGCCAGCGCCATCGCCGGCGAGTACGGCGCGCCCGTGTCCGCCATCGTCTCCGCCAGCCAGGGCGAGTGGTCCAACACCAGCCTGCCGGTCAACGACTACGCCCCCGACACCGCCAAGCAGATGCTCGCCGACGCCGGCTACACCGAGCCCGTGGAGTTCACCCTCTCCATCCGCACCGGCTCCACCTTCTACGAGCAGATCGCCACGCTGATCAAGTCCCAGGTGGACCAGGCCGGCTTCCTGTGCAACATCGAGCTGCTGGAGTCCGCCACCCTGAGCGACAAGTTCCAGTCCTCCAGCCACCAGGCCACCGTCCTGCAGTGGGTGGACGACTACCAGGATCCCTCCGGCGTGGTGGGCTGGACCGTGGATTACGATCAGGCCAAGTGCTTCTATACCGACCTGAACGACGTGGCGCTGGACAACCTCAACGCCCAGGCCCTCACCGAGCTGGACCACGCCAAGCGCGTGGAGATGTACCAGCAGATCCAGCAGGGCGTGTACGACAACGCCAACGTGATCCCCCTGTACCGGAACGACTTCGCCTTCGCCTCCTCCGCCAAGGTGGACGGCCTGTACGTCAATCCCTTCTACATCTACCAGGCCAAGGAGTGGACCAAGTCCAACTAG
- a CDS encoding peptide ABC transporter permease has protein sequence MNRLNYILKRVLQMIPVLFVVTILVFSIIRFIPGEPARLILGEKATESAVAALTEKLGLNEPLIKQYGLFLKQIFTLDFGNSFTYQMPVSKLLASRFPVTLALTLMSTVISLLVSLPLGYFAGMHKDRLGDQVVRTASLVAISMPSFWVGLLLMIVFALKLHLLPAGGWADDFWGQVRCLILPAVTQSLMTSALLLRNTRNSVVDITHMDYVDFARSKGISDGKVRNRHVMRNAMVSTVTLLSIRMAAMLGGSVIIETVFSIPGIGKLATDSIFGRDYTVVQAVVLLFAVLVLVINLITDILYSFLDPRVSL, from the coding sequence GTGAATCGACTTAACTACATCCTCAAGCGCGTCCTGCAGATGATCCCGGTGCTCTTTGTGGTCACCATCCTCGTCTTCTCCATCATCCGCTTCATCCCCGGCGAGCCCGCCCGGCTGATCCTGGGCGAAAAGGCCACCGAGAGCGCGGTGGCGGCCCTGACGGAGAAGCTGGGCCTGAACGAGCCCCTGATCAAGCAGTACGGCCTTTTCCTCAAGCAGATTTTCACCCTGGACTTCGGCAACTCCTTTACCTACCAGATGCCGGTGTCCAAGCTGCTGGCCTCCCGCTTCCCGGTGACCCTGGCGCTGACGCTGATGAGCACGGTGATCTCCCTGCTGGTCAGCCTGCCCCTGGGCTACTTTGCCGGAATGCACAAGGACCGCCTGGGCGACCAGGTGGTGCGCACCGCGTCCCTGGTGGCCATCTCCATGCCCTCCTTCTGGGTGGGGCTGCTGCTGATGATCGTCTTTGCCCTCAAGCTGCACCTGCTGCCGGCGGGCGGCTGGGCCGACGACTTCTGGGGGCAGGTGCGGTGCCTGATCCTGCCCGCGGTCACCCAGTCCCTGATGACCTCCGCCCTGCTGCTGCGCAACACCCGCAACTCCGTGGTGGACATCACCCACATGGACTACGTGGACTTCGCCCGCAGCAAGGGGATCTCCGACGGCAAGGTGCGCAACCGCCACGTGATGCGCAACGCCATGGTCTCCACCGTCACCCTGCTCTCCATCCGCATGGCGGCCATGCTGGGCGGCTCGGTCATCATCGAGACGGTGTTTTCCATCCCCGGCATCGGCAAGCTGGCCACCGATTCCATCTTCGGCCGGGACTACACGGTGGTGCAGGCGGTGGTGCTGCTCTTCGCGGTGCTGGTGCTGGTGATCAACCTGATCACCGACATCCTCTATTCCTTCCTGGATCCCCGGGTCAGCCTGTAG
- a CDS encoding nickel ABC transporter permease, producing MKRYHGSSPLEQTRSMPAWLARPSFVVGLVIVFLVVVMALVPQLIAPYDPIATNVMAQNAAPSAEHWFGTDFYGRDIFSRVIWGARIDLLIGVLGVVIPFLAGGMIGLLAGYYGGVLDSLLMRITDIMMAFPFTILVITIMAILGQGLKNLFIALWLVGWMSYAKLVRSEVLVLKDAEFIQAARVAGFSDARILFRHLLPNVVSSAVVFAASDVVMCMLTGASMSFLGLGVQPPTPEWGAILNEGRNFITFAWWPTLFPGLFLAVSGVGFSLLGDGLTDFLRTKGR from the coding sequence ATGAAACGTTATCACGGATCCAGCCCGCTGGAGCAAACGCGCAGTATGCCGGCGTGGCTGGCCAGGCCCTCCTTTGTCGTCGGGCTGGTCATTGTCTTTCTGGTGGTGGTTATGGCCCTGGTCCCCCAGCTTATCGCGCCCTACGACCCCATCGCCACCAACGTCATGGCCCAGAACGCCGCGCCCAGCGCCGAGCACTGGTTCGGCACCGACTTCTACGGCCGCGACATCTTCTCCCGCGTCATCTGGGGCGCCCGCATCGATCTGCTGATCGGCGTGCTGGGCGTGGTGATCCCCTTCCTGGCGGGCGGCATGATCGGCCTGCTGGCGGGCTACTACGGCGGTGTGCTGGACAGCCTGCTCATGCGCATTACCGACATTATGATGGCCTTCCCCTTCACCATCCTGGTCATCACCATCATGGCCATTCTGGGCCAGGGGCTGAAAAACCTCTTTATCGCCCTGTGGCTGGTGGGCTGGATGAGCTACGCCAAGCTGGTGCGCAGCGAGGTGCTGGTGCTCAAGGACGCGGAGTTCATCCAGGCCGCCCGGGTGGCGGGCTTCTCCGACGCGCGCATCCTCTTCCGCCACCTGCTGCCCAACGTGGTCAGCTCCGCGGTGGTCTTCGCCGCCTCGGACGTGGTCATGTGTATGCTCACCGGCGCGTCCATGAGCTTCCTGGGCCTGGGGGTCCAGCCCCCCACGCCGGAGTGGGGCGCCATTCTGAACGAGGGGCGCAACTTCATCACCTTCGCCTGGTGGCCGACCCTGTTCCCCGGCCTGTTCCTGGCGGTCAGCGGCGTGGGCTTCTCCCTGCTGGGGGACGGCCTGACCGACTTCCTGCGCACGAAAGGACGGTGA
- a CDS encoding ABC transporter ATP-binding protein, whose translation MEKLLEVKDLHVAFPGKRETVRAVDGVSFEIFEGETFGLVGESGCGKSQTMRSILGLLKQPGQVTGGEILYKGRDIVQMNRRELQKVRGKEISLIFQEPMTSLNPVLRIRDQIYEAFDGEKLSREEKRRRAVELLKLVGIPSPETRLDEYPHQFSGGMRQRAMIAIALGARPKLLLADEPTTALDVTIQDQIMKLLNQLKSELGMSIILVTHDLGVIAQMCDRVAVMYAGQIVEMTDTVTLFSRPRHPYTYGLMGSLPSEGAAGAALEAIKGAPPNLAHLPEGCPFSPRCKYACGVCHRDRPEITEVAPGHFARCHRPEVTRDFRGLIEAPARGEGKEGEAQ comes from the coding sequence GTGGAAAAACTGCTTGAAGTAAAGGATCTGCACGTGGCCTTTCCCGGCAAGCGGGAGACCGTGCGCGCGGTGGACGGCGTCTCCTTCGAGATCTTCGAGGGGGAGACCTTCGGCCTGGTGGGCGAGTCCGGCTGCGGCAAGAGCCAGACCATGCGCTCCATCCTGGGCCTGCTGAAGCAGCCCGGACAGGTCACCGGGGGCGAGATCCTCTATAAGGGCCGGGACATCGTGCAGATGAACCGGCGGGAGCTGCAAAAGGTCCGGGGCAAGGAGATCTCCCTCATCTTCCAGGAGCCCATGACCTCCCTGAACCCGGTGCTGCGCATCCGCGACCAGATCTACGAGGCCTTCGACGGGGAGAAGCTCTCCAGGGAGGAGAAGCGCAGGCGGGCCGTGGAGCTGCTCAAGCTGGTGGGCATCCCCTCCCCTGAGACCCGGCTGGACGAGTACCCCCACCAGTTCTCCGGCGGCATGCGCCAGCGGGCCATGATCGCCATCGCCCTGGGGGCCCGGCCCAAGCTGCTGCTGGCCGACGAGCCCACCACCGCCCTGGACGTGACCATCCAGGACCAGATTATGAAGCTGCTCAACCAGCTCAAAAGCGAGCTGGGCATGAGCATCATCCTGGTCACCCACGACCTGGGCGTCATCGCCCAGATGTGCGACCGGGTGGCCGTCATGTACGCGGGGCAGATTGTGGAGATGACCGACACCGTCACCCTCTTCAGCCGCCCCCGCCACCCCTATACCTACGGCCTGATGGGCTCCCTGCCCAGCGAGGGGGCCGCGGGCGCCGCCCTGGAGGCCATCAAGGGCGCGCCCCCCAACCTGGCCCACCTGCCGGAGGGCTGCCCCTTCTCCCCCCGGTGCAAGTACGCCTGCGGGGTATGCCACAGGGACCGGCCCGAAATCACCGAGGTGGCGCCGGGCCATTTCGCCCGCTGCCACCGCCCCGAGGTGACCCGGGACTTCCGGGGCCTCATCGAGGCGCCCGCCCGGGGCGAAGGAAAGGAGGGCGAGGCACAGTGA
- a CDS encoding ABC transporter ATP-binding protein, with protein sequence MSQSQTPLLEAEHLCKWFPLKRGVSDVVQRREKRYLKAVNDVSFQLFKGENLGLVGESGCGKSTLARTLLRLYEPTSGSVKLGGADISHMKGAELRRLRPQMQMIFQDPYSSLNPRMSVYDTVAEMLRVHKVVPAAEIPARVEQLLTMSGLSMDIAQRFPGEFSGGQRQRIGIARALSLNPAFIVADEPVSALDVSIQAQIINLLAQLQKELELTVLFISHDLRVVRHITHRVMVMYLGGNVEVGPTEEIFTRPAHPYTQVLTKAAPKLDPLNRRRDYAIEGEPPSPINTPTGCRFHPRCPFCTDKCRTEVPALAEIAPGRLCACHYPLHSDL encoded by the coding sequence GTGAGCCAATCCCAAACCCCGCTGCTGGAGGCGGAACACCTGTGCAAGTGGTTCCCCCTGAAGCGCGGCGTCAGCGACGTCGTGCAGCGCAGGGAGAAGCGGTACCTCAAGGCCGTCAACGACGTGTCCTTCCAGCTCTTCAAGGGCGAAAACCTGGGCCTGGTGGGCGAGAGCGGCTGCGGCAAATCCACCCTGGCCCGCACCCTGCTGCGCCTGTACGAGCCCACCAGCGGCTCCGTGAAGCTGGGCGGCGCCGACATCTCCCACATGAAGGGGGCCGAGCTGCGCAGGCTGCGGCCCCAGATGCAGATGATCTTCCAGGACCCCTACTCCTCCCTCAACCCCCGCATGTCGGTGTACGACACCGTGGCGGAGATGCTGCGGGTCCACAAGGTGGTGCCCGCAGCCGAGATCCCCGCCCGGGTGGAGCAGCTGCTCACCATGAGCGGCCTGTCCATGGACATCGCCCAGCGCTTCCCCGGCGAGTTCTCCGGCGGCCAGCGCCAGCGCATCGGCATCGCCCGCGCCCTGTCCCTCAACCCCGCCTTCATCGTGGCGGACGAGCCGGTCTCCGCCCTGGACGTGTCCATCCAGGCGCAGATCATCAACCTGCTCGCCCAGCTGCAAAAGGAGCTGGAGCTGACGGTGCTGTTCATCTCCCACGACCTGCGGGTGGTGCGCCACATCACCCACCGGGTGATGGTGATGTACCTGGGCGGCAACGTGGAGGTGGGCCCCACCGAGGAGATCTTCACCCGCCCGGCCCACCCCTACACCCAGGTGCTCACCAAGGCGGCCCCCAAGCTGGACCCCCTGAACCGGCGGCGGGACTACGCCATCGAGGGCGAGCCCCCCAGCCCCATCAACACCCCCACGGGCTGCCGGTTCCACCCCCGCTGCCCCTTCTGCACAGACAAATGCCGCACGGAAGTCCCCGCGCTGGCGGAGATCGCGCCCGGCCGCCTGTGCGCCTGCCACTATCCGCTGCACAGCGACTTATAA
- a CDS encoding peptidase M42, translating into MDKKHSLEMIAALSNAKGAPGFEDEVLTVLRRYGADLGSFREDSLRNLYLSRRENRGGRPMVQLDAHSDEVAFMVQAVKPDGTLRFTTLGGWVPSNVPAHRVWVQTAGGGYIPGVIASKPPHFLSEAERKAAPGIEDMSIDIGASSREEVLHDYQVRIAAPVVPDAVFEYHEAHDLMIGKAFDCRLGCASILRTLDSVAGKELNVDVTGAFAVQEEMGTRGAAVTANTVKPDLAIVFEGCPADDTVAEPYMVQTAIHKGPMLRHIDARMITNPRFQRYALDLAQELGIPVQESVRTGGSTNGAPIHLSNQGVPVIVIGIPVRYIHTHYGLAAHSDVEHAAALAAAILERMDAAQISRF; encoded by the coding sequence ATGGATAAAAAACACTCGCTTGAGATGATCGCCGCCCTCTCCAACGCCAAGGGCGCGCCCGGCTTTGAGGACGAGGTGCTCACCGTCCTGCGCCGTTACGGCGCGGATCTGGGCTCCTTCCGGGAGGATTCCCTGCGCAACCTGTACCTCTCCCGTCGGGAGAACCGGGGCGGCCGCCCCATGGTCCAGCTGGACGCCCACAGTGACGAGGTGGCCTTTATGGTGCAGGCCGTCAAGCCCGACGGCACCCTGCGCTTCACCACCCTGGGCGGCTGGGTGCCCAGCAACGTGCCCGCCCACCGGGTCTGGGTGCAGACCGCCGGGGGCGGCTACATCCCCGGCGTCATCGCCAGCAAGCCCCCTCACTTCCTGAGTGAGGCCGAGCGGAAGGCCGCACCCGGCATCGAGGACATGAGCATCGACATCGGCGCCTCCTCCCGGGAGGAGGTCCTGCACGATTACCAGGTGCGGATCGCCGCCCCCGTGGTGCCCGACGCGGTCTTTGAGTACCACGAGGCCCACGATCTGATGATCGGCAAGGCCTTCGACTGCCGCCTGGGCTGCGCCTCCATCCTGCGCACCCTGGACAGCGTGGCGGGCAAGGAGCTGAACGTGGACGTGACCGGGGCCTTCGCCGTCCAGGAGGAGATGGGCACCCGGGGCGCGGCCGTCACCGCCAACACCGTCAAGCCCGACCTGGCCATCGTCTTTGAGGGCTGCCCCGCCGACGACACCGTGGCCGAGCCCTACATGGTGCAGACCGCCATCCACAAGGGGCCCATGCTGCGCCACATCGACGCGCGCATGATCACCAACCCCCGCTTCCAGCGCTACGCGCTGGATCTGGCCCAGGAGCTGGGCATCCCCGTGCAGGAGAGCGTGCGCACCGGCGGGTCCACCAACGGCGCGCCCATCCACCTGTCCAACCAGGGCGTGCCCGTCATCGTCATCGGCATCCCCGTGCGCTATATCCACACCCACTACGGCCTGGCCGCCCACAGCGACGTGGAGCACGCCGCCGCCCTGGCCGCCGCTATCCTGGAGCGGATGGACGCGGCGCAGATCAGCCGCTTTTAA
- a CDS encoding 2-dehydropantoate 2-reductase → MRIAIYGCGAMGTVIGAFLTRAGLSVDLVDTSEAVVDRVNRSGLELIGYENFVQPARALLPCQVEGRYDLVVLLTKQMDNREVFRAVEPHLNGDTTLLSLQNGYPEPLLCERFGAGRVVGGITNWGADHVSPGVSRVTQPLARTLPLFDLGLPPGGSRDRLLGAAQVLERMGVTDTTQDLSGIRWTNLLWNTGMSGMSAVLGVTFDAVLDSERAMRQVGRIGAEVGRVCAAAGCRFQKLPGFYLDFDRVVRRGDAETERVLIGLIRDTYADLRIARASMLQDLERGRRTEVDFLNGFICATGRRYGVPTPFNDKVVELIHAIEDGRHRIDFAENLNLFQP, encoded by the coding sequence GTGCGCATCGCGATATACGGCTGCGGGGCCATGGGGACCGTGATCGGCGCTTTTCTGACACGGGCGGGTCTTTCGGTCGATCTGGTGGATACGAGCGAGGCGGTGGTGGATCGCGTCAACCGCAGCGGGCTGGAGCTGATCGGGTACGAAAACTTCGTGCAGCCGGCGCGGGCGCTGCTGCCCTGCCAGGTGGAGGGGCGCTACGATCTGGTGGTGCTGCTGACCAAGCAGATGGACAACCGGGAGGTTTTCCGGGCGGTGGAGCCGCATTTGAACGGGGATACCACCCTCCTCTCCCTGCAAAACGGGTACCCCGAGCCGCTGCTCTGCGAGCGCTTCGGCGCGGGGCGCGTGGTGGGCGGCATCACAAACTGGGGCGCGGATCACGTGTCCCCCGGCGTGTCCCGGGTCACCCAGCCCCTGGCGCGGACGCTGCCCCTCTTTGATCTAGGCCTTCCGCCGGGGGGAAGCCGGGACAGGCTCCTGGGGGCCGCCCAGGTCCTGGAACGGATGGGCGTCACCGATACCACCCAGGACCTGAGCGGGATCCGCTGGACGAATCTGCTCTGGAACACGGGCATGAGCGGCATGTCCGCCGTTCTGGGCGTCACCTTCGACGCGGTGCTGGACAGCGAGCGGGCCATGCGCCAGGTGGGGCGGATCGGCGCCGAGGTGGGGCGGGTCTGCGCCGCCGCGGGGTGCCGCTTTCAAAAGCTGCCCGGCTTCTATCTGGATTTCGACCGGGTGGTGCGCCGGGGCGACGCGGAGACGGAGCGCGTGCTGATCGGCCTGATACGGGACACCTACGCGGATCTGCGGATTGCCCGGGCCAGCATGCTCCAGGATCTGGAGCGGGGCAGGAGGACCGAGGTCGATTTCCTCAACGGCTTCATCTGCGCCACAGGCCGCCGCTACGGGGTACCCACCCCCTTCAACGACAAGGTGGTGGAGCTGATCCACGCCATCGAGGACGGCAGGCACAGGATCGACTTCGCGGAGAACCTGAACCTGTTCCAGCCCTGA
- a CDS encoding 2-dehydropantoate 2-reductase: protein MRTAIYGCGAMGTVLGAFLNRGGARVDLIDSYAEHVKALNEKGAALVGFENFTQPVHALLPEQMQGVYDLVILMTKQTANQAAFAKIAPHVGAGSAVLTLQNGVPEPGVSACFGEDRTLGGTIEWGATFRGPGVSEVTQPLTGDYVYFNIGTVSGVENDRVRAAAGLLRLMGPTSINPNLMAARWSKLIWNCGMSGMSAALRTTFGGVLDSPKAMVQVGRICAELGQVCKAAGQDFDETELPGVNDLMKRGGLETERAMSQVFAQAYVGLRTAKASMLQDLEHGRITEVDMINGFVGAQGRRWGVPTPINDLVTALVHEMEGAQAAPATQALLARFPD, encoded by the coding sequence ATGAGAACGGCTATCTACGGCTGCGGCGCCATGGGCACGGTTCTGGGCGCGTTTTTGAACCGGGGCGGCGCCAGGGTGGACCTGATCGACTCCTACGCGGAGCACGTGAAGGCCCTCAACGAGAAGGGGGCCGCGCTGGTCGGCTTCGAGAATTTCACCCAGCCGGTCCACGCCCTGCTCCCGGAGCAGATGCAGGGCGTGTACGACCTGGTTATCCTGATGACCAAGCAGACCGCCAACCAGGCGGCCTTCGCCAAAATCGCGCCCCACGTGGGGGCGGGCTCCGCCGTACTCACCCTGCAAAACGGCGTGCCGGAGCCCGGCGTCAGCGCCTGCTTCGGGGAGGATCGCACCCTGGGGGGCACCATCGAGTGGGGGGCCACCTTCCGCGGGCCCGGCGTGTCCGAGGTGACCCAGCCCCTCACCGGGGACTATGTTTACTTCAATATCGGCACGGTCAGCGGCGTGGAGAACGACCGGGTCCGGGCCGCCGCCGGGCTGCTGCGCCTGATGGGCCCCACCAGCATCAACCCCAACCTCATGGCCGCCCGGTGGAGCAAGCTGATCTGGAACTGCGGCATGAGCGGCATGTCCGCCGCCCTGCGCACCACCTTCGGCGGCGTGCTGGACAGCCCCAAGGCCATGGTCCAGGTCGGGCGCATCTGCGCCGAGCTGGGGCAGGTGTGTAAGGCGGCGGGGCAGGATTTCGACGAGACCGAGCTGCCCGGCGTCAACGATCTGATGAAGCGGGGCGGGTTGGAGACCGAACGGGCCATGTCCCAGGTCTTCGCCCAGGCCTACGTGGGCCTGCGCACCGCCAAGGCCAGCATGCTCCAGGACCTGGAGCACGGCAGGATTACCGAGGTGGACATGATCAACGGCTTCGTGGGCGCCCAGGGCAGGCGCTGGGGCGTGCCCACCCCCATCAACGACCTGGTGACGGCGCTGGTGCACGAGATGGAGGGGGCGCAGGCGGCCCCCGCGACGCAGGCGCTGCTGGCCCGGTTCCCCGACTGA